A genome region from Rhodothermus sp. includes the following:
- the def gene encoding peptide deformylase — protein sequence MVLPIHVYGDPILRERARPVTANSPELQQLLDDMLETMHAASGIGLAAPQVGRRERVFVVDLTPMKEELEAEGEVLPPMPMFFINPEIIWTSETRCSFEEGCLSIPEVREVVERPESVRLRYLDRQFQPQELEAHGMLARVIQHEYDHLEGVLFIDRISAFRRQLLKRRLREIARGQVSAEYPLALSRV from the coding sequence ATGGTTTTGCCTATTCATGTGTATGGAGATCCGATCCTGCGGGAACGGGCGCGGCCGGTAACGGCCAATTCGCCTGAATTGCAGCAACTGCTCGACGACATGCTTGAGACTATGCATGCAGCCTCGGGGATCGGGCTGGCAGCACCCCAGGTAGGACGTCGAGAACGCGTTTTTGTGGTGGATCTGACGCCCATGAAAGAAGAGCTGGAAGCTGAAGGGGAGGTACTTCCTCCGATGCCCATGTTTTTTATTAATCCGGAGATTATCTGGACCAGTGAAACAAGGTGTAGCTTTGAGGAAGGCTGCCTGTCTATTCCAGAGGTCCGGGAGGTGGTCGAACGCCCGGAGTCCGTTCGCCTTCGTTACCTGGATCGGCAATTTCAGCCACAGGAACTGGAAGCACATGGCATGCTGGCCCGGGTGATTCAGCACGAGTATGATCACTTGGAAGGCGTTCTCTTCATCGATCGTATCAGTGCATTTCGGCGACAGTTGTTGAAACGTCGACTGCGTGAAATTGCCCGGGGACAGGTTTCGGCCGAGTATCCATTGGCTCTCAGTCGCGTGTAG
- the ruvX gene encoding Holliday junction resolvase RuvX has protein sequence MPLLSASRPRLVGIDYGQKRVGLALADPLRVIAQPYGTYAPEEALHVLQQLHATDGIETLVIGWPLTEAGTEGKATQQVARFIRRLEQRLPGVRIVRWDERYTSELARERLREVGGRRKKRRDRGRVDQMAAAIILQEYLAQQELQTGSPE, from the coding sequence ATGCCGCTACTATCAGCTTCGCGTCCGCGCCTTGTAGGCATTGATTACGGACAGAAGCGTGTCGGACTGGCTCTGGCTGATCCGCTACGGGTGATCGCCCAGCCCTATGGCACATATGCGCCCGAGGAAGCGCTACACGTACTCCAGCAGCTACATGCCACCGATGGGATCGAGACGCTGGTGATAGGCTGGCCATTGACCGAGGCCGGAACGGAAGGAAAGGCAACGCAGCAGGTAGCCCGGTTTATTCGGCGATTGGAGCAGCGGTTGCCCGGCGTACGGATTGTACGCTGGGATGAACGGTATACTTCAGAGCTGGCCCGTGAGCGGCTTCGAGAGGTGGGCGGGCGGCGTAAAAAACGACGGGACCGGGGACGGGTGGACCAGATGGCCGCAGCGATTATCCTCCAAGAGTATCTGGCCCAGCAGGAACTCCAGACGGGTTCACCCGAATAA
- a CDS encoding HU family DNA-binding protein, whose amino-acid sequence MAQRIPTLTKKDVARRVAQLMGEPIYKSEPWVNAVIEALAQLLEEADPEVRIELRDFGVFEVKRTRAKPKARNPKTNETVFIPSRRKTHFKPSKRLKQVLQRPLIELNYEIPEGSADKYLETQAAGNNGAR is encoded by the coding sequence ATGGCGCAACGCATTCCAACGTTGACCAAGAAGGATGTTGCTCGTCGGGTTGCCCAGTTGATGGGGGAACCCATTTACAAGAGTGAGCCCTGGGTGAATGCCGTGATTGAGGCATTAGCCCAGCTACTTGAAGAGGCAGATCCCGAAGTGCGGATTGAACTTCGGGACTTTGGCGTGTTTGAGGTGAAGCGTACCCGTGCCAAGCCGAAAGCACGTAATCCGAAGACCAACGAAACCGTTTTCATCCCCAGTCGCCGAAAAACCCATTTTAAGCCCAGCAAGCGCCTGAAGCAGGTGCTGCAACGTCCTCTGATTGAATTGAACTACGAGATTCCCGAGGGAAGCGCCGATAAATACCTGGAAACGCAAGCGGCCGGGAACAACGGCGCCCGTTGA
- a CDS encoding bifunctional (p)ppGpp synthetase/guanosine-3',5'-bis(diphosphate) 3'-pyrophosphohydrolase, with the protein MVQVSTLLKKGNLNIPEEYQQRLETLLRVCHQHLPRVDEDFIRRAFQVSYWAHRDHRRVTGDPYILHPLEVALIVAQDIGFDDVSVAAALLHDVVEDSDISLDFIREEFGETMGVIIDGLTKIQGVFASRELGQAENVRKLMLSMAEDIRVILVKFADRLHNMRTIEALPPQKRLKIATETLELFAPLAHRFGLFKIKSELEDLSLKVLQPEEYYAIVRGLNESKKEREAYIQRFIEPLKQRLEEAGLVFDIYGRPKNIYSIYRKMKRQNKPLEEIYDLFAIRIVLKSTGRKGKEDCWRAYSIVTDLYRPLPERFRDFISVPKSNGYQSLHTTVLGPGGRKVEVQIRTQEMHEVAERGVAAHWRYKEGIEEPDPKMDQWLRWVHEILENPKPDQATEFVKEFRLNLYDDEIYVFTPKGDVISLPQGATPVDFAFRVHTEVGLHCIGAKVNGRLVPLSYKLRSGDQVEIITSKKQTPNPDWMKFVVTQKARSHIRHWINEQRRKAIELGKELWEKRAHRLGLEVDERQLQRVAHRLKFPNLQQMFYEIGSGLFEVDELIKALRAGDGQQDTTQQALRLKYESFLDTAKETGQPALKIDGELHTDIVTTYASCCNPIPGDEVFGYVSRSGAIKIHRVNCKNAPYLLINHPDRIVPVEWSRQKDVQFLAALRVIGEDRVGIVSDITTVISKSLKTNIRSITVDSEDGVFEGTIVLYVSDLEHLRRVIERIKRIDGIYGVYRFEE; encoded by the coding sequence ATGGTCCAGGTATCTACTCTCCTGAAAAAGGGCAACCTGAATATCCCAGAAGAATATCAGCAGCGACTGGAAACGTTGCTGCGAGTCTGCCATCAGCACCTGCCTCGGGTGGATGAAGACTTTATCCGACGGGCATTTCAGGTGAGCTACTGGGCCCATAGGGATCATCGGCGAGTTACAGGCGACCCGTATATCCTGCATCCGCTGGAAGTGGCCTTAATTGTGGCGCAGGATATCGGCTTCGACGACGTGAGCGTGGCCGCCGCCCTGTTGCACGATGTGGTCGAAGACTCCGACATCTCGCTGGATTTTATTCGCGAGGAGTTTGGCGAGACCATGGGCGTTATCATCGACGGGTTGACCAAGATCCAGGGGGTTTTTGCCTCGCGCGAGCTGGGACAGGCCGAAAATGTGCGCAAGCTTATGCTCTCTATGGCCGAGGACATCCGGGTAATTCTGGTCAAGTTTGCCGACCGGCTCCACAACATGCGCACCATTGAGGCGCTGCCCCCGCAGAAGCGGCTGAAAATTGCCACTGAAACGCTGGAATTGTTTGCCCCCCTGGCCCATCGCTTTGGTCTGTTTAAGATTAAAAGCGAGCTGGAAGATCTGTCCCTCAAAGTATTGCAACCCGAAGAGTACTACGCCATTGTACGTGGACTGAATGAGTCCAAAAAGGAGCGGGAAGCCTACATTCAGCGCTTTATTGAACCGCTGAAACAACGACTGGAGGAGGCCGGACTGGTATTCGATATCTACGGCCGGCCGAAAAATATTTACTCGATCTACCGAAAAATGAAGCGGCAAAATAAGCCGCTGGAGGAGATCTATGACTTGTTTGCCATCCGAATTGTACTGAAAAGTACGGGACGGAAAGGCAAAGAAGATTGCTGGCGGGCTTATTCAATTGTAACAGACCTTTATCGGCCATTGCCGGAGCGCTTCCGCGATTTTATTTCAGTCCCCAAGTCCAATGGATACCAGAGCTTGCATACGACCGTGCTGGGGCCCGGTGGGCGTAAGGTCGAGGTGCAGATTCGTACGCAAGAGATGCACGAAGTGGCGGAGCGGGGTGTGGCCGCCCATTGGCGCTACAAAGAGGGTATTGAAGAACCGGATCCGAAGATGGATCAGTGGCTGCGGTGGGTCCACGAAATCCTGGAAAATCCCAAACCAGATCAGGCCACCGAATTTGTTAAGGAATTTCGACTTAATCTATATGACGACGAAATTTACGTCTTTACGCCAAAAGGCGATGTGATCAGCCTGCCTCAGGGAGCTACACCGGTTGATTTTGCCTTCCGGGTGCATACGGAGGTGGGCCTGCACTGCATTGGCGCCAAAGTCAATGGCAGGCTGGTACCCCTTTCCTATAAGCTGAGAAGCGGTGATCAAGTAGAAATCATCACCTCAAAGAAGCAGACGCCCAATCCCGACTGGATGAAGTTTGTCGTCACCCAGAAAGCGCGCAGCCATATCCGGCATTGGATCAACGAGCAGCGCCGCAAGGCGATTGAACTGGGGAAAGAACTCTGGGAAAAGCGGGCGCATCGGCTGGGACTTGAGGTGGACGAGCGGCAGCTACAGCGTGTAGCCCATCGATTGAAGTTTCCCAACCTCCAACAGATGTTTTACGAGATCGGCAGTGGGCTGTTTGAGGTAGACGAGCTGATCAAGGCCCTTCGCGCAGGGGATGGTCAACAAGATACCACGCAGCAGGCGTTGCGTCTGAAATACGAGAGCTTTCTGGATACGGCCAAGGAGACGGGCCAGCCGGCCCTGAAGATCGACGGTGAGTTGCATACAGACATCGTCACCACGTATGCTTCTTGCTGCAACCCTATTCCCGGGGACGAAGTCTTCGGGTACGTGAGCCGCAGCGGCGCGATCAAAATTCATCGGGTTAACTGTAAAAATGCGCCTTATCTGCTGATTAACCATCCAGACCGCATTGTCCCGGTTGAATGGAGCCGGCAGAAAGACGTACAGTTTCTGGCAGCCCTGCGGGTCATCGGTGAGGATCGTGTGGGCATCGTAAGCGATATTACCACCGTCATTTCTAAGAGTCTGAAAACAAACATTCGTTCTATTACGGTTGACTCGGAAGATGGTGTGTTTGAGGGTACCATCGTACTGTACGTAAGCGATCTGGAACATTTGCGGCGGGTAATTGAGCGGATCAAGCGCATTGATGGGATCTACGGTGTGTATCGATTCGAGGAATAA
- the rplQ gene encoding 50S ribosomal protein L17: MRHRKKGFKLGRTYGHRRATLAALSCALIRHKRIRTTLAKAKALRVFIEPLITRAKEDTTHNRRQVFRYLQNKEAVKELFGEIAEKVNGRPGGYTRVVRIGRRPGDGAEMAVIELVDYNDIKPTSTRKTRKRTRRGRGRSRRQEGAEAAVPTTAAQPAEAEQATPEASESAASGEAEPPSAAVPAASEAEAPPEKAEAAPETAQQEQPAEKNQEKKDEA; encoded by the coding sequence ATGAGACATCGAAAAAAAGGATTTAAATTAGGCCGCACCTATGGCCACCGCCGGGCTACGCTGGCGGCGCTTTCGTGCGCGCTGATCCGTCATAAGCGCATCCGCACAACGCTGGCCAAGGCCAAAGCCCTCCGCGTGTTCATTGAGCCACTGATCACGCGGGCCAAGGAAGACACCACCCACAACCGCCGGCAGGTTTTCCGGTATTTGCAGAATAAAGAGGCGGTCAAGGAACTTTTCGGAGAGATTGCCGAGAAGGTGAACGGCCGGCCCGGCGGGTATACGCGGGTAGTACGTATCGGCCGGCGGCCCGGCGACGGTGCTGAAATGGCCGTGATTGAACTGGTCGACTATAACGACATCAAACCAACCAGTACCCGGAAGACGCGGAAGCGGACGCGGCGCGGCCGGGGACGGAGCCGCCGTCAGGAAGGAGCCGAAGCAGCTGTCCCCACCACGGCAGCTCAGCCGGCTGAAGCGGAACAGGCAACGCCCGAAGCTTCCGAGTCTGCTGCATCGGGTGAAGCTGAGCCACCATCTGCAGCAGTGCCTGCCGCGAGCGAAGCCGAAGCACCGCCCGAAAAGGCTGAAGCTGCTCCTGAAACGGCCCAGCAGGAACAACCTGCCGAAAAGAATCAGGAGAAAAAAGACGAAGCCTGA
- a CDS encoding DNA-directed RNA polymerase subunit alpha codes for MSNYMVQLPEGVRVEEATETFGRFVIQPLERGYGVTIGNALRRVLLSSLPGVAITAVKIDGVQHEFSTIPGVTEDVAEIILNLKGVRFKAKDTTDANIRLSLRGPHVWTARDIGEATSHYEVLNPDHYIATLAEGAEVNLELRMGRGRGYVPAEENKLPDDPIGVIAIDAIFTPIKNVRYTIKPTRVGQKIEYERLELEITTDGSIAPEEALMQAATILRDHINLFITMESEPQPEVQKKEVDAEVQRIRELLSQPVDELDLSVRAQNCLKAANIRTIGDLVRRQESEMLKFRNFGRKSLQELIAVLEERGLHFGMDVDKYLEGAES; via the coding sequence ATGAGCAACTACATGGTGCAATTGCCCGAAGGCGTTCGTGTGGAAGAGGCGACGGAAACGTTCGGGCGCTTTGTGATTCAACCGCTGGAACGTGGCTATGGCGTCACGATTGGCAATGCCCTGCGGCGCGTACTGCTTTCTTCCTTGCCAGGCGTTGCCATCACCGCCGTAAAGATTGACGGTGTACAGCACGAGTTTTCGACCATCCCGGGCGTTACCGAGGACGTCGCTGAAATCATCCTGAACCTGAAAGGCGTTCGCTTTAAGGCCAAGGATACAACCGACGCAAACATTCGGCTTTCGCTGAGGGGGCCACATGTATGGACGGCTCGAGATATCGGCGAAGCCACCAGCCACTACGAAGTGCTGAATCCGGATCATTACATCGCCACGCTGGCCGAAGGCGCCGAGGTGAACCTGGAGTTGCGTATGGGGCGGGGGCGTGGCTATGTGCCGGCCGAAGAGAACAAACTGCCGGATGATCCCATCGGCGTGATCGCGATCGACGCGATCTTCACACCCATCAAAAACGTGCGCTACACGATTAAGCCCACGCGTGTAGGCCAGAAAATTGAGTACGAACGGCTGGAGTTGGAAATTACTACCGACGGCTCGATCGCTCCAGAGGAGGCGCTCATGCAGGCGGCCACTATCCTGCGTGACCATATCAATCTGTTTATTACAATGGAGAGCGAGCCGCAGCCTGAAGTCCAGAAGAAAGAAGTAGATGCCGAAGTGCAGCGTATCCGCGAGCTGCTATCCCAGCCGGTTGACGAGCTCGACCTGTCGGTGCGGGCTCAGAACTGCCTGAAAGCAGCAAATATCCGTACGATTGGTGATCTGGTGCGGCGGCAGGAGTCGGAGATGCTCAAGTTCCGGAACTTCGGCCGTAAGTCGCTGCAGGAACTGATCGCTGTGCTGGAAGAACGCGGACTGCACTTTGGCATGGATGTCGACAAATATCTTGAAGGAGCCGAGAGCTGA
- the rpsD gene encoding 30S ribosomal protein S4 produces MARYRGPKQKIARRFGEPIFGPSKALERKPYPPGQHGRTRRAKESEYAVQLKEKQKVKHIYGLLERQFRNLFEKASRKKGITGENLLKMLEARLDNTVYRMGFARTRRQARQLVVHRHIMVNGQIVNIPSYQLRPGDVVAVRPKSRQLTVIQDNIKRLRRNFPWLEVDRKAMQGKFLDYPNREDIPENIREHLIVELYSK; encoded by the coding sequence ATGGCCCGCTATCGAGGCCCCAAACAGAAGATCGCCCGGCGTTTCGGGGAACCTATCTTTGGCCCGAGTAAAGCGCTGGAGCGCAAGCCGTATCCGCCCGGTCAGCATGGACGTACGCGCCGGGCCAAAGAAAGTGAGTATGCTGTTCAGCTGAAAGAAAAGCAAAAGGTCAAGCACATTTACGGCCTGCTGGAGCGTCAATTTCGCAACCTGTTCGAGAAAGCCTCGCGTAAGAAGGGCATCACGGGAGAAAACCTCTTGAAGATGCTCGAGGCGCGGCTGGACAACACGGTCTATCGCATGGGCTTTGCCCGTACGCGCCGGCAGGCACGCCAGCTGGTTGTCCACCGCCATATTATGGTGAACGGCCAGATCGTTAACATTCCGTCATATCAGCTGCGGCCTGGTGATGTAGTAGCCGTACGTCCCAAAAGCCGCCAGCTGACCGTTATTCAGGATAACATTAAACGGTTGCGTCGGAACTTTCCCTGGCTGGAAGTCGATCGTAAAGCAATGCAGGGGAAGTTCCTGGACTATCCAAACCGGGAAGATATTCCCGAAAACATCCGCGAGCACCTGATCGTCGAGCTCTACTCCAAGTAA
- the rpsK gene encoding 30S ribosomal protein S11, which yields MAKKQRSSRKKKVIVEQNGQAHIQSTFNNTIVTITDQYGNTIAWSSGGKEGFKGSRKGTPYAAQMAATSAAREAYELGLRRVDVFVKGPGSGRESAIRALAAAGLELLTIRDVTPVPHNGCRPPKRRRV from the coding sequence ATGGCGAAAAAGCAGCGCAGCTCGCGCAAGAAAAAGGTTATTGTTGAACAGAACGGGCAGGCGCATATTCAGTCCACTTTCAACAATACCATTGTCACCATCACGGACCAGTATGGCAATACAATTGCCTGGTCCAGTGGGGGCAAGGAAGGATTTAAGGGCAGTCGTAAAGGAACGCCCTATGCAGCGCAGATGGCTGCCACATCGGCGGCCAGGGAAGCTTATGAACTGGGATTGCGCCGGGTGGACGTCTTTGTGAAAGGACCCGGATCAGGCCGCGAGTCGGCCATTCGCGCCCTGGCAGCGGCCGGTCTGGAGCTGCTGACTATCCGGGACGTCACGCCGGTGCCACATAACGGCTGCCGGCCGCCGAAACGGCGTCGCGTCTGA
- the rpsM gene encoding 30S ribosomal protein S13, translating to MPRIAGVDIPLHKRGEIALTAIYGIGKSRAKEILNRVGVDPNTRPKDWTDEQTRAIRRLIEQEYVVEGQLRAEVQMNIKRLMDIGCYRGIRHRLGLPVRGQRTRTNARTRKGPRKTVAGKKKATKK from the coding sequence ATGCCACGAATCGCAGGTGTTGACATCCCGCTACATAAGCGCGGAGAGATTGCGCTGACCGCGATTTACGGAATCGGGAAATCGCGCGCAAAAGAGATCCTCAACCGGGTAGGGGTCGACCCTAACACGCGCCCAAAAGACTGGACCGACGAGCAAACACGGGCGATCCGTCGGCTCATTGAGCAGGAGTATGTGGTGGAAGGGCAGCTCCGAGCTGAAGTGCAAATGAACATCAAACGGCTGATGGATATTGGCTGCTACCGGGGTATCCGGCATCGGCTGGGGCTGCCCGTGCGTGGACAGCGAACCCGCACCAATGCCCGTACCCGCAAAGGACCCCGAAAGACAGTGGCCGGGAAAAAGAAGGCTACAAAGAAGTAA
- the ykgO gene encoding type B 50S ribosomal protein L36, producing MKVRASVKKRSADDKIVRRKGRIYVINKKNPRHKQRQG from the coding sequence ATGAAAGTACGTGCCAGTGTGAAGAAGCGGAGCGCTGACGATAAGATCGTGCGGCGGAAAGGACGCATCTATGTTATCAATAAAAAGAATCCCCGCCACAAGCAACGTCAGGGCTGA
- the infA gene encoding translation initiation factor IF-1: MAKQKPITQDGEVIEALPNAQFRVRLDNGHEILGILSGKMRMHYIKILPGDRVKVELSPYDLTRGRIVYRYK, from the coding sequence ATGGCGAAGCAGAAACCCATTACGCAGGACGGTGAGGTGATCGAAGCCCTGCCCAATGCGCAGTTTCGCGTACGGCTGGATAACGGCCACGAGATTCTGGGCATTCTTTCCGGTAAGATGCGTATGCATTACATCAAAATTCTGCCAGGCGACCGTGTTAAGGTTGAGCTGTCGCCATATGATCTGACACGGGGACGGATTGTGTATCGTTATAAATAA